The following proteins are encoded in a genomic region of Doryrhamphus excisus isolate RoL2022-K1 chromosome 6, RoL_Dexc_1.0, whole genome shotgun sequence:
- the ice2 gene encoding little elongation complex subunit 2 isoform X2 produces MELVWEDPPVTDAPFFTKDLYDRYSLAPSIGDLWASLQSPAENANLKRKCDAETGQNSTTTEVAEFKDNTSINKDDSCCDSMDIDSSFADCAVDAAKGRKETMKANVSPKKQKTEGDDAYPQPRLPFPCMSSFSSKEQRIYLSFLTNKKCKDPPMHLKARMDHEIMQFQRYLQDVSKICADDYSFISQGALQYAEDFLRASLECVKVFPQIYQISEMTSLTGGRFNPGLSLTFEKQLVVMGSVDIIGPMIVPADAQLATDYQSVSSENPPAKKAKDMHAAISSDENAEKLCARYEPHVCLTRDALVTLLDNHGPDFAQGWELPVCIKVNHGKGVSPKTVYVESPLIKNEITVREKSHIFHEESLKLSILKNGNRNVFHLMMELPVDDHNPSQESSQRNVVCHNSNELNFDVDMTDLETFGCEPLTKIPKEQKAHKKQIASPKSASSPLSTTEETPLLVATQANEVNTAKLEGESGDDSAENPAVTGDSDDEKLVIDDSSSPSQVQRTPVCTSDPVVTPTAESATLLASPSPEKNAGHRQHSKSSKLPADQLGEILRMQTAMFSSANNALKSPSKSQETELSTRCAGSSRHTLQLSLVKPCVTSYLERNQQHSEETPVTTAAFHTSTTQQKKTLSWDLQASAEDEQDYTAPEKGNLLYKLYTLEDLLLMVRTSVALARPRKVVVNASQFVPVHVLPKLDYQLCHGVECLSSSEACQLWTETALHSSTTSYIAHINPHTSKVALLRRLPDTWIHSISCGFNPVKSLNIAHHILKKLTKMEEGQYLITHKPGESFVTLLKAADGKSCRTAYNLQQVHSNLPQAPASGLVPWIPLDPTVWRSFHKKHGRVPCTFPPALMPQHAAVHRASQPNNNASGPSQFGRNKKKKRKNKKKNNNCAAK; encoded by the exons ATGGAACTAGTTTG GGAGGACCCTCCTGTCACTGACGCTCCATTCTTTACCAAAGACCTCTATGATCGCTATTCCCTTGCGCCTAGTATTGGGGATCTGTGGGCCTCTCTCCAAAG TCCTGCAGAAAATGCCAACTTAAAACGAAAGTGTGATGCTGAGACTGGACAAAACTCCACAACCACAGAAGTTGCAGAGTTCAAAGATAACACCAGCATTAATAAAGATGACTCGTGTTGCGATTCCATGGATATTGACAGTTCCTTTGCAGACTGTGCAGTGGATGCTGCAAAGGGACGTAAGGAAACCATGAAAGCAAATGTTTCGcccaagaaacaaaaaacagaggGAGATGATGCTTATCCTCAACCCAGACTGCCGTTCCCGTGCATGTCCAGTTTCTCCAGCAAAGAGCAGAGGATCTATCTCAGCTTTTTGACGAATAAAAAATGCAAGGATCCCCCCATG CACCTCAAGGCCCGAATGGACCACGAAATTATGCAATTCCAGAGGTATTTGCAAGATGTGTCCAAAATATGTGCTGATGACTACAGCTTCATCTCACAAGGAGCATTGCAGTATGCAGAG GATTTTTTGAGGGCCAGTTTGGAGTGTGTCAAGGTGTTTCCTCAGATTTATCAGATCTCTGAGATGACCAGTTTGACCGGCGGAAGATTCAACCCAGGACTGTCTCTCACTTTTGAAAAACAGCTTGTTGTCATG GGCAGTGTGGATATCATAGGCCCCATGATAGTGCCTGCTGATGCACAGCTTGCAACGGATTATCAGAGTGTTTCATCAGAAAATCCTCCAGCCAAAAAAGCTAAGGACATGCACGCT GCAATTAGCAGTGATGAAAATGCTGAGAAGCTGTGTGCACGTTACGAGCCACATGTGTGTCTCACCCGAGATGCCCTTGTCACGCTGTTGGACAACCACGGCCCTGACTTTGCACAGGGATgggaacttcctgtttgcatcaAAGTGAACCATGGGAAAG GTGTTAGTCCAAAGACTGTTTATGTAGAATCGCccttaattaaaaatgaaataacagtGAGGGAGAAGAGCCACATTTTCCATGAGGAGAGTTTGAAGCTCTCCATCCTAAAGAATGGTAACAGAAATGTGTTCCATTTAATGATGGAACTTCCTGTGGATGATCACAACCCCTCACAG GAGAGCTCTCAAAGAAATGTGGTCTGCCACAACAGCAACGAGCTAAACTTTGATGTGGACATGACCGACCTTGAGACTTTCGGATGTGAGCCACTCACGAAAATCCCCAAAGAGCAGAAAGCTCACAAAAAGCAAATTGCATCTCCTAAGAGTGCAAGTTCACCGCTTTCAA CAACAGAAGAgacacctctgctggttgctacGCAGGCTAATGAGGTAAACACTGCTAAACTGGAGGGTGAGTCTGGTGATGACAGCGCTGAAAACCCAGCAGTCACTGGAGACTCTGATGATGAGAAACTGGTCATTGACGATTCTTCATCACCATCCCAAGTCCAACGTACACCTGTGTGCACATCAGATCCTGTGGTTACCCCCACTGCTGAGTCTGCCACCTTATTAGCTTCACCCTCTCCTGAAAAAAATGCAGGGCACAGGCAACATTCCAAAAGCTCAAAGCTGCCCGCAGACCAACTTGGGGAGATCTTACGCATGCAGACAGCCATGTTCAGCTCGGCGAATAATGCCCTCAAAAGTCCCAGCAAATCCCAGGAGACCGAGTTGTCCACCCGTTGTGCCGGATCTTCACGACACACTCTCCAGCTGTCGCTGGTGAAGCCATGCGTGACCTCCTACTTGGAGCGAAACCAGCAACACAGTGAAGAGACCCCTGTGACCACAGCAGCGTTCCACACCAGCACCACGCAGCAGAAAA aaacaTTGTCATGGGATCTGCAGGCTAGCGCTGAGGACGAACAAGACTACACAGCCCCAGAGAAAGGCAATCTGCTGTACAAGCTCTACACCCTGGAAGATTTACTCCTCATGGTGCGCACCTCCGTCGCGTTGGCTCGCCCCAGGAAAGTCGTTGTCAATGCAAGCCAG TTTGTTCCAGTCCATGTGTTACCCAAACTGGACTACCAGCTGTGTCACGGGGTTGAGTGTCTGAGCAGCAGCGAGGCTTGCCAGCTGTGGACAGAGACAGCGCTCCACTCCAGTACTACTTCATACATTG CTCATATCAATCCACACACTTCTAAAGTAGCGCTGCTCAGAAGGCTGCCTGACACGTGGATACACAGCATCTCCTGTGGGTTCAA CCCAGTAAAGTCACTGAACATTGCGCACCACATCCTGAAAAAGCTGACAAA gaTGGAAGAAGGGCAGTACCTGATCACACACAAACCAGGGGAGTCATTTGTGACGTTGTTAAAAGCAGCTGATGGGAAATCGTGTCGGACAGCCTACAACCTGCAGCAAGTCCACAGCAATCTCCCACAGGCACCGGCCTCTGGGCTGGTACCCTGGATACCTCTGGATCCCACTGTGTGGAGGTCGTTCCACAAGAAGCATGGACGTGTCCCCTGCACCTTCCCACCGGCACTCATGCCACAG CATGCTGCAGTACACAGGGCATCGCAGCCTAACAACAATGCAAGTGGACCGTCCCAATTCGGAaggaataagaagaagaagaggaaaaacaagaaaaaaaataacaactgcgcagcaaaatga
- the anxa2a gene encoding annexin A2a has translation MAMVSEFLGQLSLSVGSHEPKCPTVLPAVDFDADKDAARIETAIKTKGVDEQTIIDILTKRTYSQRRDIAFAYERRAKKDMISALKGALSGSLESVILGLMKSTSQYDASEIRGSIKGLGTDEETLIEILCSRSNSELQEIKQVYQELFKKDLEKDVAGDTSGNFAKLLLALVKTKREEPSSVVDYEKIDQDAKKLYDAGVKVKGTDVATWISIMTERSVPHLQRVFQRYKSYSPYDMQESIMKEVKGDLQKSFLVLVQSFENKQLYFANRLHDAMKSKGAKEKVVTRIIVSRCEVDLKKICTEYKAHHGQSLQKTIMEHTKGDYQKVLLGLCGPDE, from the exons ATGGCGATGGTCTCTGAGTTTCTGGGGCAACTGTCCCTCAGTGTCGGG TCCCATGAGCCTAAATGCCCCACGGTTCTACCTGCTGTGGACTTTGACGCTGACAAGGATGCTGCAAGGATAGAGACCGCTATCAAAACGAAAG GTGTTGACGAACAGACAATCATTGATATCCTAACAAAGCGGACCTACTCCCAGAGGAGGGACATCGCGTTTGCTTATGAACGGAGAGCGAAGAAG GACATGATCTCAGCCCTGAAGGGGGCGCTGTCTGGCTCCCTGGAATCTGTCATCCTTGGCCTGATGAAGAGCACATCCCAGTATGACGCCTCAGAGATCAGAGGTTCCATCAAG GGACTGGGCACCGATGAAGAAACACTGATTGAGATTCTGTGCTCACGCAGCAACTCTGAGCTGCAGGAGATCAAGCAGGTCTACCAGGAGT TGTTCAAGAAGGATTTAGAGAAAGACGTAGCAGGGGACACTTCTGGAAACTTTGCAAAGCTGCTGCTGGCATTGGTGAAG ACCAAGCGAGAGGAACCGTCCTCAGTAGTAGACTACGAAAAGATTGATCAAGATGCCAAA AAACTCTACGACGCCGGCGTGAAGGTGAAAGGAACTGACGTGGCCACCTGGATCTCCATCATGACGGAGAGGAGCGTCCCACACCTGCAAAGAG TGTTTCAGCGGTACAAGAGCTACAGCCCCTACGACATGCAAGAGAGCATCATGAAGGAAGTTAAAGGAGACTTGCAGAAGTCCTTCCTGGTTCTAG tgCAAAGCTTTGAAAACAAACAGCTGTACTTTGCTAACAGACTGCATGATGCCATGAAG AGTAAAGGAGCCAAAGAGAAGGTGGTGACCAGGATCATCGTTTCACGCTGTGAAGTGGACCTGAAGAAGATCTGCACAGAATACAAGGCCCATCATGGCCAGTCTCTTCAAAAGACCATCATG GAACACACCAAAGGAGACTATCAGAAGGTTCTGTTGGGCCTCTGTGGACCAGATGAGTAA
- the ice2 gene encoding little elongation complex subunit 2 isoform X1 encodes MELVWEDPPVTDAPFFTKDLYDRYSLAPSIGDLWASLQSPAENANLKRKCDAETGQNSTTTEVAEFKDNTSINKDDSCCDSMDIDSSFADCAVDAAKGRKETMKANVSPKKQKTEGDDAYPQPRLPFPCMSSFSSKEQRIYLSFLTNKKCKDPPMHLKARMDHEIMQFQRYLQDVSKICADDYSFISQGALQYAEDFLRASLECVKVFPQIYQISEMTSLTGGRFNPGLSLTFEKQLVVMGSVDIIGPMIVPADAQLATDYQSVSSENPPAKKAKDMHAAISSDENAEKLCARYEPHVCLTRDALVTLLDNHGPDFAQGWELPVCIKVNHGKGVSPKTVYVESPLIKNEITVREKSHIFHEESLKLSILKNGNRNVFHLMMELPVDDHNPSQESSQRNVVCHNSNELNFDVDMTDLETFGCEPLTKIPKEQKAHKKQIASPKSASSPLSSKLSEPLSHSSQEEMHHPLTVPNRFPATEETPLLVATQANEVNTAKLEGESGDDSAENPAVTGDSDDEKLVIDDSSSPSQVQRTPVCTSDPVVTPTAESATLLASPSPEKNAGHRQHSKSSKLPADQLGEILRMQTAMFSSANNALKSPSKSQETELSTRCAGSSRHTLQLSLVKPCVTSYLERNQQHSEETPVTTAAFHTSTTQQKKTLSWDLQASAEDEQDYTAPEKGNLLYKLYTLEDLLLMVRTSVALARPRKVVVNASQFVPVHVLPKLDYQLCHGVECLSSSEACQLWTETALHSSTTSYIAHINPHTSKVALLRRLPDTWIHSISCGFNPVKSLNIAHHILKKLTKMEEGQYLITHKPGESFVTLLKAADGKSCRTAYNLQQVHSNLPQAPASGLVPWIPLDPTVWRSFHKKHGRVPCTFPPALMPQHAAVHRASQPNNNASGPSQFGRNKKKKRKNKKKNNNCAAK; translated from the exons ATGGAACTAGTTTG GGAGGACCCTCCTGTCACTGACGCTCCATTCTTTACCAAAGACCTCTATGATCGCTATTCCCTTGCGCCTAGTATTGGGGATCTGTGGGCCTCTCTCCAAAG TCCTGCAGAAAATGCCAACTTAAAACGAAAGTGTGATGCTGAGACTGGACAAAACTCCACAACCACAGAAGTTGCAGAGTTCAAAGATAACACCAGCATTAATAAAGATGACTCGTGTTGCGATTCCATGGATATTGACAGTTCCTTTGCAGACTGTGCAGTGGATGCTGCAAAGGGACGTAAGGAAACCATGAAAGCAAATGTTTCGcccaagaaacaaaaaacagaggGAGATGATGCTTATCCTCAACCCAGACTGCCGTTCCCGTGCATGTCCAGTTTCTCCAGCAAAGAGCAGAGGATCTATCTCAGCTTTTTGACGAATAAAAAATGCAAGGATCCCCCCATG CACCTCAAGGCCCGAATGGACCACGAAATTATGCAATTCCAGAGGTATTTGCAAGATGTGTCCAAAATATGTGCTGATGACTACAGCTTCATCTCACAAGGAGCATTGCAGTATGCAGAG GATTTTTTGAGGGCCAGTTTGGAGTGTGTCAAGGTGTTTCCTCAGATTTATCAGATCTCTGAGATGACCAGTTTGACCGGCGGAAGATTCAACCCAGGACTGTCTCTCACTTTTGAAAAACAGCTTGTTGTCATG GGCAGTGTGGATATCATAGGCCCCATGATAGTGCCTGCTGATGCACAGCTTGCAACGGATTATCAGAGTGTTTCATCAGAAAATCCTCCAGCCAAAAAAGCTAAGGACATGCACGCT GCAATTAGCAGTGATGAAAATGCTGAGAAGCTGTGTGCACGTTACGAGCCACATGTGTGTCTCACCCGAGATGCCCTTGTCACGCTGTTGGACAACCACGGCCCTGACTTTGCACAGGGATgggaacttcctgtttgcatcaAAGTGAACCATGGGAAAG GTGTTAGTCCAAAGACTGTTTATGTAGAATCGCccttaattaaaaatgaaataacagtGAGGGAGAAGAGCCACATTTTCCATGAGGAGAGTTTGAAGCTCTCCATCCTAAAGAATGGTAACAGAAATGTGTTCCATTTAATGATGGAACTTCCTGTGGATGATCACAACCCCTCACAG GAGAGCTCTCAAAGAAATGTGGTCTGCCACAACAGCAACGAGCTAAACTTTGATGTGGACATGACCGACCTTGAGACTTTCGGATGTGAGCCACTCACGAAAATCCCCAAAGAGCAGAAAGCTCACAAAAAGCAAATTGCATCTCCTAAGAGTGCAAGTTCACCGCTTTCAAGTAAACTCAGTGAGCCACTCAGCCATAGTTCACAGGAGGAGATGCACCACCCATTGACAGTTCCCAATCGTTTCCCAGCAACAGAAGAgacacctctgctggttgctacGCAGGCTAATGAGGTAAACACTGCTAAACTGGAGGGTGAGTCTGGTGATGACAGCGCTGAAAACCCAGCAGTCACTGGAGACTCTGATGATGAGAAACTGGTCATTGACGATTCTTCATCACCATCCCAAGTCCAACGTACACCTGTGTGCACATCAGATCCTGTGGTTACCCCCACTGCTGAGTCTGCCACCTTATTAGCTTCACCCTCTCCTGAAAAAAATGCAGGGCACAGGCAACATTCCAAAAGCTCAAAGCTGCCCGCAGACCAACTTGGGGAGATCTTACGCATGCAGACAGCCATGTTCAGCTCGGCGAATAATGCCCTCAAAAGTCCCAGCAAATCCCAGGAGACCGAGTTGTCCACCCGTTGTGCCGGATCTTCACGACACACTCTCCAGCTGTCGCTGGTGAAGCCATGCGTGACCTCCTACTTGGAGCGAAACCAGCAACACAGTGAAGAGACCCCTGTGACCACAGCAGCGTTCCACACCAGCACCACGCAGCAGAAAA aaacaTTGTCATGGGATCTGCAGGCTAGCGCTGAGGACGAACAAGACTACACAGCCCCAGAGAAAGGCAATCTGCTGTACAAGCTCTACACCCTGGAAGATTTACTCCTCATGGTGCGCACCTCCGTCGCGTTGGCTCGCCCCAGGAAAGTCGTTGTCAATGCAAGCCAG TTTGTTCCAGTCCATGTGTTACCCAAACTGGACTACCAGCTGTGTCACGGGGTTGAGTGTCTGAGCAGCAGCGAGGCTTGCCAGCTGTGGACAGAGACAGCGCTCCACTCCAGTACTACTTCATACATTG CTCATATCAATCCACACACTTCTAAAGTAGCGCTGCTCAGAAGGCTGCCTGACACGTGGATACACAGCATCTCCTGTGGGTTCAA CCCAGTAAAGTCACTGAACATTGCGCACCACATCCTGAAAAAGCTGACAAA gaTGGAAGAAGGGCAGTACCTGATCACACACAAACCAGGGGAGTCATTTGTGACGTTGTTAAAAGCAGCTGATGGGAAATCGTGTCGGACAGCCTACAACCTGCAGCAAGTCCACAGCAATCTCCCACAGGCACCGGCCTCTGGGCTGGTACCCTGGATACCTCTGGATCCCACTGTGTGGAGGTCGTTCCACAAGAAGCATGGACGTGTCCCCTGCACCTTCCCACCGGCACTCATGCCACAG CATGCTGCAGTACACAGGGCATCGCAGCCTAACAACAATGCAAGTGGACCGTCCCAATTCGGAaggaataagaagaagaagaggaaaaacaagaaaaaaaataacaactgcgcagcaaaatga